The following coding sequences lie in one Miscanthus floridulus cultivar M001 chromosome 9, ASM1932011v1, whole genome shotgun sequence genomic window:
- the LOC136479377 gene encoding putative disease resistance protein RGA4, translating to MAAVLDAMVSFVIDTLIKMAADEVAMLYGVPDEMNKLEGKLQDLKAVLADAERRRITENAVQRWVLMLKDVMYEATDILDICIIQAEEGQESIMCAESRCFNPISFCMRNPVFTHDIGTRIKDLNKKLDSICESGAKFNFIRMEQNNQQDRGMLTHPAGKNRRGYS from the exons ATGGCGGCGGTCCTGGATGCGATGGTATCCTTTGTGATAGACACGCTGATAAAGATGGCAGCTGATGAAGTGGCCATGTTGTATGGTGTTCCCGATGAGATGAACAAGCTGGAGGGAAAACTGCAGGACCTCAAGGCAGTGCTCGCTGACGCGGAGAGGAGACGCATAACAGAGAACGCCGTGCAGCGGTGGGTGCTGATGCTGAAGGATGTTATGTACGAGGCAACTGACATCCTTGACATCTGTATTATTCAGGCTGAGGAGGGGCAGGAGTCCATCATGTGTGCAGAATCGAGGTGCTTCAATCCCATATCATTCTGTATGCGGAATCCTGTCTTCACCCATGACATTGGAACCCGCATCAAGGATCTCAACAAGAAGCTTGACAGCATCTGCGAAAGCGGTGCTAAGTTCAACTTCATTAGAATGGAGCAGAATAACCAGCAGGACAGGGGGATGCTTACTCATCCTGCCGGCA AAAATCGAAGAGGATACAGTTGA